Within Marinomonas mediterranea MMB-1, the genomic segment CGATTTTAAATATAGGTCCATCCTATGAGTAGCATCAGTGCGGATAGGGTGCAGGCTAGGGTTCTGACTAGGTTCCATTTTCCCCAGTCTGATTGATACGTCCGCCAATAGTGTTTTAGTTGTTCCTCGTCATCCTTATATGACAGCAACCGGTTATTGAGCGGTACGTTAAAGATAGCTGTGCAGACAAACATACCTATTAGGTAAGCCATATTTGCGGTGATTAAGAGCGCACTAGGCATTGCTGGTGGTGCTAAACTCATCCATAAGGCCAATAAAGTATGACCGAGTGTCGAGCCGAAAAATAGCGGCATAAATGCGGATTTCAAGACAACTTCGTTGATGCGAAT encodes:
- a CDS encoding anthrone oxygenase family protein codes for the protein MIRINEVVLKSAFMPLFFGSTLGHTLLALWMSLAPPAMPSALLITANMAYLIGMFVCTAIFNVPLNNRLLSYKDDEEQLKHYWRTYQSDWGKWNLVRTLACTLSALMLLIGWTYI